The following proteins are co-located in the Prionailurus viverrinus isolate Anna chromosome A1, UM_Priviv_1.0, whole genome shotgun sequence genome:
- the IRX4 gene encoding iroquois-class homeodomain protein IRX-4, translating to MSYPQFGYPYSSAPQFLMTTNSLSTCCESGGRTLADSGPAASAQAPVYCPVYESRLLATARHELNSAAALGVYGGPYGGSQGYGNYVTYGSEASAFYSLNGFDSKDAPGSAHAGLAPAAAAAYYPYEPALGQYPYDRYGTMDSGTRRKNATRETTSTLKAWLQEHRKNPYPTKGEKIMLAIITKMTLTQVSTWFANARRRLKKENKMTWPPRNKCADEKRPYAEGEEEEGGEEEAREEPLKSTKSEETVGKGEKDLELTDLEDFDPLEAEPPECELKPPFQPLDGGLERIPAPPDGPSAPGKEASGTLRMPLAAGGAAALDQDLERARSCLRSAAAAPEQQPGAGGGSQACEAKLGFAPAGATAGLEAKPRIWSLAHTATAAATALSQTEFPSCMLKRQGSAAPAAASLAPASSSPAAPAPTGALDRHQDSPVTSLRNWVDGVFHDPILRHSTLNQAWATAKGALLDPGPLGRSLGAGANVLTTPLARAFPPAAPHDAPTAGSAKELLAAPKAGGKPFCA from the exons ATGTCCTACCCGCAGTTTGGATACCCCTATTCCTCCGCACCCCAG ttcctgATGACCACCAACTCCCTGAGCACGTGCTGCGAGTCCGGCGGCCGCACGCTGGCCGACTCGGGGCCCGCCGCCTCGGCCCAGGCGCCCGTCTACTGCCCGGTCTACGAGAGCCGGCTGCTGGCCACCGCGCGCCACGAGCTCAACTCGGCCGCGGCGCTGGGGGTGTACGGGGGCCCGTACGGCGGCTCGCAGGGCTACGGCAACTACGTGACCTACGGCTCCGAGGCGTCCGCTTTCTACTCGCTG AATGGCTTCGACTCCAAGGACGCGCCGGGATCTGCGCATGCGGGCCTCGCGCCTGCTGCGGCCGCCGCCTACTACCCCTACGAGCCGGCGTTGGGCCAGTACCCCTACGACAG GTACGGGACCATGGACAGCGGCACGCGGCGGAAGAACGCCACGCGAGAGACCACCAGCACGCTCAAGGCCTGGCTGCAGGAGCATCGCAAGAACCCGTACCCCACCAAGGGCGAGAAGATCATGCTGGCCATCATCACCAAGATGACCCTCACGCAGGTGTCCACCTGGTTCGCCAACGCGCGCCGGCGCCTCAAGAAGGAGAACAAGATGACGTGGCCCCCGAGGAACAAATGCGCGGATGAGAAGCGACCCTACGCGGAGGgcgaggaggaagaagggggcgAAGAGGAAGCCAGGGAGGAGCCCCTCAAGAGCACCAAGAGTGAAG AGACGGTGGGCAAAGGGGAGAAGGATCTAGAACTCACAGACTTGGAGGATTTCGACCCGCTGGAGGCGGAGCCCCCTGAGTGCGAGCTGAAACCGCCCTTCCAGCCCCTGGACGGCGGTCTGGAGCGCATCCCCGCCCCGCCTGACGGTCCAAGCGCCCCGGGAAAGGAGGCTTCCGGCACCCTCCGGATGCCCCTGGCCGCCGGTGGCGCGGCCGCCCTGGACCAGGACCTGGAGAGGGCCAGAAGCTGCCTCCGGAGCGCGGCGGCTGCGCCCGAGCAGCAGCCTGGCGCTGGGGGCGGCTCGCAGGCCTGCGAGGCCAAGCTGGGCTTCGCGCCGGCTGGGGCGACGGCGGGCCTCGAGGCCAAGCCGCGCATCTGGTCGCTGGCTCACACGGCCACCGCGGCCGCCACAGCCCTGAGCCAGACTGAGTTCCCTTCGTGCATGCTGAAGCGCCAAGGCTCCGCTGCCCCTGCGGCCGCTTCCTTGGCTCCTGCCTCGTCCTCGCCTGCGGCCCCGGCCCCCACGGGTGCCCTGGACAGGCACCAGGACTCCCCGGTAACCAGTCTCAGAAACTGGGTGGATGGGGTCTTTCACGACCCTATCCTCAGGCACAGCACTTTGAACCAGGCCTGGGCCACCGCCAAGGGCGCCCTCCTGGACCCAGGACCGCTGGGACGCTCTCTGGGGGCAGGTGCCAACGTGCTGACGACGCCCCTGGCGCGCGCTTTCCCGCCCGCCGCGCCCCACGACGCCCCGACCGCAGGCTCAGCCAAGGAGCTGCTGGCGGCGCCCAAGGCCGGGGGCAAGCCCTTTTGCGCCTAA